In Gloeocapsa sp. DLM2.Bin57, the genomic window AACTAGATAATCGATGGGGTTTGGGTATCCTTCAATCTCTAAAGTAACTTTTTGTTTAGCGAAGAATTTAGCTAATTCTGCATCTTGATCAATATCTACCCAACTGCGTCCTGGAGTAGCGGTTAATCCTAATAAGCCTGTGTTTTCATAGGGGATAACTAAAGCATCGAGTACTAGTTTATAAGTTTGAGCGAGCGCTTGATGGGCTTCATCGATGACAACTAATGAACAACTTCTCCCTAGTTGATTGATAAAATTAATACTTTTTTTAAGAGCGTTATAAACTTTAGTTAATCCTGCTACAATTAGACCATCTTGGGCTTGTTCTAAGTCTAAATTATAGCTACTCCAAAAACGATAAGTAGAAATAGTTCGATTGCCTAAAAAACTCCAGGCTTTTTGAAATTCTGTGACTGCTTGTTCACATAGTTCCTCACTATATGCTAACCAAATTACTAGGGTTGGTTCATTATTTCTAAGGTGATCTGCTATGATATTCATGGCGGTACGAGTTTTTCCTGCACCTGTAGGTAAATGAAGTAAAACACGACGAGGAAATTTACTTAAATAGTTTTGAACTTTTTTAGCTGCTTGTCTTTGATGAGTAAATAAAGCATAGTTAGGAGTATTTTCTTGGGTTGATGGTATTGTTATGGTATTTTTTTCTTGAGGATAATTAGCTATCTCAAAAAAGTTTAATAAGTATTTTTTGCTTTCTGATTTATCCTTAATTGTCAGTTTTTTTAAAGCTAGATAGTCATTTTTAGCTTGAGGTGCATTTAGAAGAACAGTAAGTATTTTTCCTTGTTCAGGAGTGATTAAATCAAACAGTAAGTCCCGCTTTTTTTTAGACAGTAAAAGTTGTGCGGGAGTATAAAGAGTTAATAAAATTTCTCTTAGTTTACTAGGGTTTAAATCAGGTTCTAAAAGTTTCAATAGTTTAAAAG contains:
- a CDS encoding DEAD/DEAH box helicase gives rise to the protein MNFNDLLLKADEKTLQQLLGNATFKLLKLLEPDLNPSKLREILLTLYTPAQLLLSKKKRDLLFDLITPEQGKILTVLLNAPQAKNDYLALKKLTIKDKSESKKYLLNFFEIANYPQEKNTITIPSTQENTPNYALFTHQRQAAKKVQNYLSKFPRRVLLHLPTGAGKTRTAMNIIADHLRNNEPTLVIWLAYSEELCEQAVTEFQKAWSFLGNRTISTYRFWSSYNLDLEQAQDGLIVAGLTKVYNALKKSINFINQLGRSCSLVVIDEAHQALAQTYKLVLDALVIPYENTGLLGLTATPGRSWVDIDQDAELAKFFAKQKVTLEIEGYPNPIDYLVDQQYLAKVNYRPLLSTTGIKLSPRDLNKIKTALDIPPSILNSLAEDEQRNLSIIQTVEKLAQYHQRIIVFTISVEHAHLISSILRWRGFDANCLTANTPKPEREQLINSFKDETKQPKILCNYGVLTTGFDAPKTSAAIIARPTKSLVLYSQMVGRAIRGVKAGGNATAEIVTVIDPQLPGFSSVAEAFHNWEDVW